In Aliiglaciecola sp. LCG003, a genomic segment contains:
- a CDS encoding ferredoxin--NADP reductase yields MAKWHDAKVVERIDWNDHLFSLRFSCEQFPKFTAGQFTKIGIEQADGKVLSRPYSLVNGPDESCLEIIAVPVAEGSLSPRLHEVQVGDRLKVMSPPTGFLVLDEVPPSETLFLLATGTGVGPFLSILASSQPWDTYNNIVLVYGVRQFEDLAYLTKIEKWLSEHPLQFKFVPIVSRQTVADTLQGRIPQLINDDAISTLCGQEFDPSNCQVMLCGNPDMIQQTISELEARGFKKHLRRSPGQISMERYW; encoded by the coding sequence ATGGCAAAGTGGCATGATGCGAAAGTAGTTGAACGAATTGATTGGAATGATCATTTGTTTAGTTTACGGTTTAGCTGTGAGCAATTTCCTAAATTCACCGCCGGGCAGTTCACCAAAATAGGCATTGAGCAGGCAGATGGTAAGGTGTTGTCTCGGCCCTATTCATTGGTTAATGGCCCAGATGAAAGTTGCCTTGAAATTATAGCTGTACCTGTGGCTGAAGGAAGTTTGTCACCCCGTTTGCATGAAGTCCAAGTTGGCGACAGGCTAAAGGTAATGTCTCCTCCTACTGGATTCTTGGTTCTCGATGAGGTTCCTCCTAGTGAAACGCTGTTCTTGCTTGCTACTGGTACTGGCGTGGGACCATTTCTATCGATTTTGGCTAGCTCGCAACCTTGGGATACCTACAACAATATCGTGCTGGTGTATGGGGTTCGCCAATTTGAAGATTTAGCCTATTTGACCAAAATAGAAAAATGGCTGTCAGAACACCCACTGCAATTTAAGTTCGTGCCAATTGTCAGTCGCCAAACAGTAGCTGATACATTGCAGGGACGCATCCCTCAACTCATCAATGACGATGCCATTTCTACACTCTGTGGGCAGGAATTTGACCCGAGCAACTGTCAGGTGATGTTATGTGGTAACCCTGACATGATCCAACAAACCATTAGTGAGTTGGAAGCGCGAGGGTTCAAAAAGCACCTGCGCCGCTCGCCAGGCCAAATTAGTATGGAAAGATACTGGTAG
- a CDS encoding LysE family translocator encodes MIVSLETIFTFSLAAALLSLSPGPSNLYIMARTFSCGHLSGVAAASGMALGSLAYVAATALGLAVVFKYSPDAFTALKLVGAGYLIYLAYKTFRQASPSKMTEQKVKVVSVTKVFKQSIVVELTNPKTALFFLAFLPQFVDHQQGSVALQLTILGCIYAVIAFCSDLFVVALSNQLGKWIAGHPMFVEWQDRLSASILLGLGCFIGIDELTSKWS; translated from the coding sequence ATGATTGTTAGCTTAGAAACGATATTTACATTTTCCTTAGCAGCTGCGTTGCTGAGTTTGTCTCCTGGCCCATCAAATTTATATATTATGGCGCGTACTTTCTCTTGCGGGCATTTATCAGGGGTTGCAGCAGCTAGTGGGATGGCCTTGGGTTCTCTCGCCTATGTGGCTGCAACAGCACTGGGCTTGGCGGTAGTTTTTAAGTACTCGCCAGATGCGTTTACGGCACTAAAACTAGTCGGCGCAGGCTACCTGATTTACCTCGCTTATAAGACGTTTCGCCAAGCCAGTCCCAGCAAAATGACAGAACAAAAAGTAAAGGTCGTCTCAGTTACTAAAGTATTCAAGCAAAGTATAGTGGTGGAACTGACCAACCCAAAAACGGCGTTATTCTTCTTGGCTTTTTTACCCCAATTTGTCGATCACCAGCAAGGTTCAGTCGCCCTACAACTGACTATATTGGGTTGTATTTACGCAGTAATTGCATTTTGCAGTGATCTTTTTGTAGTCGCATTGTCGAATCAATTAGGCAAGTGGATTGCAGGCCATCCGATGTTTGTAGAATGGCAAGATCGCCTGTCGGCTTCTATTTTACTGGGTCTTGGCTGTTTTATTGGGATTGATGAACTGACAAGCAAATGGTCATAA
- a CDS encoding NAD(P)/FAD-dependent oxidoreductase: MQEIIVVGGGAGGLELVSKLSRTLGKAGEARITLVDLSRTHVWKPLLHEVAAGVIDKNSDGVDYGIHAVRLGYQFQLGTMNHIDHLQKTIHLDAILDDDNEVLLKERTLKYDYLVLAVGSVSNDFGTPGIAQHSYFLDSLLQAERFHKSLLNQLLKLNQQADNSSQLKIAIVGGGATGTELAAELHHVANLAKSYGMPDMSSARLSISILEAGPSILPALPQRIAHSARSALAKLGVEVLENTRVSSAEKGVFITTEQKRIEADLLVWAAGVKAPDFIQKMGIFETNRAQQVLVNEFLQSTLSPDIYVIGDCCGFKQADGSWVPPRAQSAHQMASTAANNLINSFKNKPLKGYHYVDYGSLVHLSKYSTVGSLMGSLMNSSMFIEGRLARLVYVSLYNMHQFSVHGWFKGFLVLLSRKVSNIVGSKLKLH, translated from the coding sequence ATGCAAGAGATCATCGTTGTAGGTGGCGGAGCGGGCGGCTTAGAACTCGTCAGTAAATTAAGTAGAACCTTGGGTAAGGCCGGTGAGGCTAGGATCACCCTGGTAGATCTTAGTCGCACCCATGTCTGGAAGCCCCTTCTGCACGAAGTGGCTGCTGGCGTCATTGACAAGAATTCTGATGGGGTCGACTACGGGATCCATGCTGTTCGACTAGGTTATCAATTTCAGTTAGGCACCATGAACCATATTGATCATCTACAAAAAACCATTCATCTAGATGCCATTCTTGATGACGACAATGAAGTGCTCTTAAAAGAGCGCACATTAAAGTATGATTATTTAGTCCTAGCGGTAGGCAGCGTGAGCAACGACTTTGGCACACCGGGCATTGCCCAGCATAGTTATTTCTTAGATTCGTTACTTCAAGCTGAACGCTTCCATAAATCATTGTTAAATCAATTATTAAAACTGAATCAGCAAGCAGACAACAGCTCGCAACTGAAAATTGCAATTGTAGGAGGGGGCGCCACTGGAACCGAGCTGGCTGCGGAGCTTCATCACGTGGCAAACCTTGCAAAGAGTTATGGAATGCCCGACATGTCATCCGCGCGCCTTAGTATATCTATTTTAGAGGCTGGCCCTTCAATCTTGCCCGCCTTGCCGCAGCGTATAGCACATTCAGCCCGCAGCGCTTTAGCCAAACTAGGGGTTGAAGTTTTGGAGAACACCCGAGTATCTAGTGCAGAAAAAGGGGTGTTTATCACAACCGAGCAAAAACGAATTGAAGCAGACCTACTCGTTTGGGCGGCAGGCGTAAAAGCGCCTGATTTCATTCAAAAAATGGGGATTTTCGAAACCAATAGAGCACAACAGGTTTTGGTTAATGAGTTCCTGCAAAGTACATTGAGCCCAGATATTTATGTAATTGGTGATTGTTGCGGCTTCAAGCAAGCAGACGGCAGTTGGGTTCCTCCAAGAGCTCAATCCGCCCACCAAATGGCAAGTACCGCGGCCAACAACCTCATCAACTCATTTAAAAACAAGCCTTTGAAAGGCTATCACTATGTAGATTACGGTTCCTTAGTGCATTTGAGTAAATACAGTACTGTCGGCAGCCTAATGGGCAGCTTAATGAATAGCAGTATGTTTATTGAAGGCCGATTAGCTAGGCTAGTTTATGTGTCTTTATATAATATGCACCAATTTAGTGTGCATGGCTGGTTTAAAGGGTTTTTAGTGCTACTGAGTAGGAAGGTTAGCAATATTGTTGGCAGTAAACTTAAGTTGCACTAG
- a CDS encoding alpha-amylase family glycosyl hydrolase, producing the protein MNLQIESQRSLKRIIKSLDLSGLSKANKALFVQRLEAHFPDLFALLFDIYGHRYDFYFHLQSLAQTLLQGFEQRSASLKQKDKQRVNKPDWYIQENMLGMACYVDLFAGDLSNLIQRIPYLKSLGINYVHLMPLYDCPNGDSDGGYAVSDYRKVNPSLGNVKDLARLAKAMADENISLVLDFVFNHTSDEHQWAMSAKQGDSEFQEYYYMFDDKNIPDMYEHNLREIFPQVRRGNFSWNEESKKWVWTTFNNFQWDLNYSNPGVFNAITSEMLFLANLGCEALRLDALAFIWKDMGTDCENQPKAHTLIKAFNACLRISAPAVIFKSEAIVHPDEVVKYIDKDECQLSYNPLLMALIWNSLATRKTRLLTDSLRKSFNISSDCSWVNYVRCHDDIGWTFDDDVARNLGIDGNDHRRFLNQFYTGRFEGSFATGVAFGENPSNGDCRVCGSLASLAGLEQGLQQNNPQLIDNAIKRILMVHSIILSIGGIPLLYSGDELGLLNDYSYKNDVSKQHDERWVHRIAITDEKIQLAQQAGNPQQKILDGLVQLISIRQQHPIFGQSDSQILESNNHHLFTYARHSDEGEVLLAIVNFSEHPQTLDSKIIEHLGSLNARDLISGQAYCAGQKNITLGGYQVLWLVQG; encoded by the coding sequence ATGAACCTTCAAATAGAAAGTCAGCGCTCACTAAAGCGCATCATTAAAAGTCTTGATTTATCAGGCCTTTCAAAAGCTAACAAGGCGTTATTTGTGCAACGTTTAGAAGCACACTTCCCAGACCTTTTTGCGCTATTATTCGATATTTACGGTCACCGCTATGATTTCTATTTTCATCTGCAATCTTTAGCCCAAACCTTGTTACAAGGTTTTGAGCAACGTTCTGCAAGTCTCAAACAAAAAGATAAACAGCGTGTTAACAAACCGGACTGGTATATACAAGAGAATATGCTTGGAATGGCCTGCTATGTTGATTTATTTGCCGGTGACTTATCCAACCTTATTCAACGGATTCCTTACTTAAAATCACTAGGAATTAATTATGTTCATCTCATGCCTTTATACGACTGTCCCAATGGCGACAGCGATGGCGGATATGCCGTATCAGATTACCGCAAAGTCAATCCTTCCTTAGGCAATGTCAAAGATCTAGCGCGTTTGGCCAAAGCCATGGCAGATGAGAATATTAGTTTGGTATTGGATTTTGTATTCAACCACACTTCCGATGAACACCAGTGGGCAATGTCCGCTAAACAGGGCGATAGTGAATTTCAAGAATACTATTACATGTTTGATGACAAAAATATTCCTGATATGTACGAGCACAATCTAAGGGAGATATTTCCGCAGGTTCGTAGAGGCAATTTTAGTTGGAATGAAGAGTCGAAAAAATGGGTCTGGACAACCTTTAACAACTTTCAATGGGATCTGAATTATTCCAACCCTGGAGTGTTTAATGCCATTACCAGCGAAATGTTGTTTCTAGCCAATCTAGGTTGTGAAGCTTTACGTCTTGATGCATTAGCATTTATTTGGAAAGACATGGGCACGGATTGTGAGAATCAACCCAAGGCGCATACTTTAATTAAAGCATTTAATGCCTGTCTTAGAATTTCGGCACCCGCTGTAATCTTTAAGTCCGAAGCGATAGTCCATCCAGACGAAGTGGTAAAATACATTGACAAAGATGAATGTCAGCTTTCCTACAACCCTTTACTCATGGCACTCATCTGGAACAGTTTGGCTACTCGAAAGACAAGGTTACTAACGGATTCACTGCGCAAAAGCTTCAATATTTCTAGCGATTGTTCTTGGGTCAACTATGTTCGCTGCCACGACGATATAGGCTGGACATTTGATGATGACGTCGCTAGGAATCTGGGCATAGATGGTAATGATCATCGCCGATTCCTAAATCAATTTTATACCGGACGTTTTGAAGGATCATTTGCAACAGGGGTCGCATTTGGTGAAAATCCCAGCAATGGAGACTGCCGAGTATGCGGATCTTTAGCATCCCTTGCTGGATTAGAACAAGGTTTACAGCAGAACAATCCTCAACTGATTGACAATGCGATAAAACGCATCTTAATGGTACACAGTATTATTTTGAGTATTGGCGGCATTCCACTGCTGTACTCAGGCGATGAATTGGGTTTACTCAACGACTACAGCTACAAGAACGATGTCAGCAAACAGCATGATGAGCGTTGGGTTCACCGCATCGCAATCACTGATGAGAAAATTCAACTCGCACAACAAGCTGGCAATCCCCAACAGAAAATTTTAGATGGGCTTGTTCAACTTATTAGTATCCGTCAACAACATCCCATTTTTGGCCAATCTGATAGTCAAATATTAGAGTCAAATAACCACCACCTCTTCACTTATGCTAGGCACAGCGATGAGGGTGAGGTGTTATTGGCCATCGTTAACTTTAGCGAACACCCGCAAACCCTAGATAGTAAAATTATAGAGCATTTGGGCAGTCTCAACGCTCGAGACCTTATATCAGGACAGGCATATTGTGCAGGACAAAAAAATATTACGCTCGGTGGCTACCAAGTCTTGTGGCTAGTGCAGGGATAA
- a CDS encoding MFS transporter, translating to MFMMFAMTSDSVGEIIKEVKRVYEVSNAEASLMHSLFMVGIAFSGLFLGFLADKFGRKRTIIIGLSLFAASCYLFLVGETFEFILGLITLSGLAVGVFKTAALALIGDISRSTKEHTGTMNGAEAFFGVGAIIGPLIVAWMIREGVDWKLLYVLAGALCTVLIGMAWFANYPDHTKRAAAVTKPVSFTSSLKLLGNPYAMGFSIGAFLYVAAESAIYVWMPSYLVCGATSIEESFSCYSNDFDKTLAMYAVSVFFSLRALGRFFGIWMMQHFNWALVLVLFSFAIMLCFIGGLIGGKDVALYLFPLTGIFMSVIYPTFNSKGISCFPKQEHGTVAGVILFFTAAGAATGPLLMGLVSDAYGGDAKYGFIVATGFTTVLFAGLFFNYLFNPTEKRLAETELSEYGMKES from the coding sequence ATGTTTATGATGTTCGCTATGACCTCTGACTCTGTCGGTGAAATAATCAAAGAAGTTAAACGTGTATATGAAGTCAGTAATGCTGAAGCCAGTTTGATGCATTCTTTGTTTATGGTCGGTATTGCATTCTCAGGGTTATTTCTTGGCTTTTTGGCTGACAAATTCGGGCGAAAACGCACTATCATCATCGGTTTAAGCTTATTTGCAGCATCCTGCTATTTATTTTTAGTAGGAGAGACCTTTGAATTTATTCTTGGCTTGATAACCTTGTCAGGTTTAGCCGTAGGGGTCTTCAAAACCGCAGCATTAGCCCTGATTGGTGATATATCCAGGTCGACTAAGGAGCATACGGGTACCATGAATGGCGCGGAAGCATTTTTCGGTGTGGGTGCCATTATCGGCCCCTTAATTGTTGCGTGGATGATCCGTGAGGGGGTTGACTGGAAATTACTTTATGTGCTGGCTGGAGCTTTATGTACTGTCTTGATTGGCATGGCATGGTTTGCAAACTATCCTGATCACACTAAGCGGGCTGCTGCTGTTACTAAGCCTGTGAGTTTTACATCTAGTCTAAAATTATTGGGCAACCCTTATGCAATGGGGTTTTCCATTGGCGCATTTTTGTATGTTGCTGCAGAAAGCGCCATCTATGTGTGGATGCCCAGTTACTTGGTGTGTGGTGCTACCTCAATAGAAGAAAGTTTTAGTTGTTATTCAAATGACTTTGATAAAACCTTGGCTATGTATGCGGTTTCTGTGTTTTTCTCCCTAAGAGCCCTTGGACGATTCTTCGGAATTTGGATGATGCAACATTTTAATTGGGCTCTTGTTTTGGTTCTGTTTAGCTTTGCTATCATGTTGTGCTTTATCGGTGGATTGATCGGTGGGAAAGATGTTGCACTTTATCTGTTTCCGCTAACCGGCATTTTCATGTCAGTTATATATCCGACCTTTAATTCCAAAGGAATCAGTTGTTTCCCTAAACAGGAACATGGCACCGTGGCTGGAGTAATTTTGTTTTTTACTGCCGCTGGCGCTGCCACTGGACCTTTACTTATGGGGCTAGTAAGTGATGCCTATGGTGGTGATGCCAAGTATGGTTTTATTGTGGCAACAGGGTTTACTACGGTGTTGTTTGCGGGTCTATTTTTTAACTATTTGTTCAATCCAACAGAAAAGCGCTTGGCTGAGACTGAACTATCAGAATATGGTATGAAAGAGAGCTAA
- a CDS encoding ROK family protein, with product MNNPIYYAVVEGGGTKFNCAIVDEQRNIHVSHRISTTTPQETIALVCDFFIQQRDLGFTFEKLGLACFGPLDLNRGSKTFGCITATPKPNWSHYFIVEHIKTELNCHVELETDVNAAALAEYRWGASQNTSVSIYITIGTGLGGGVIINGKPLHGLIHPEIGHTLIPPPEGIEGVCPFHGNCVEGLASGTAMSKIWQQPAETLADDHIAWDIQAQVIAKLCHNLFVNFSPERIILGGGVMNKPNLLEKVRDYTEVSLADYLALPEGVRLEDLMSMPGLGENSGLFGALALVLQE from the coding sequence ATGAATAATCCTATTTATTATGCAGTTGTAGAAGGCGGTGGGACCAAATTTAATTGTGCCATTGTCGATGAACAACGAAATATTCATGTTAGCCACCGTATTTCAACAACCACGCCACAGGAAACTATTGCACTTGTATGTGATTTTTTTATCCAGCAACGTGATTTAGGCTTTACCTTTGAAAAACTGGGTTTAGCCTGTTTTGGCCCTCTGGATCTGAATCGAGGATCAAAAACTTTTGGCTGCATAACAGCAACCCCAAAGCCTAATTGGTCTCATTATTTTATAGTTGAACATATAAAAACCGAGTTGAACTGTCATGTTGAGCTGGAAACAGACGTAAACGCAGCTGCTTTGGCAGAATATCGCTGGGGCGCCTCACAAAACACCAGTGTCAGCATTTATATTACGATTGGCACTGGTTTAGGTGGAGGTGTAATAATAAACGGCAAACCATTGCATGGGTTAATCCATCCCGAAATAGGACACACACTAATACCGCCTCCAGAGGGAATTGAGGGGGTCTGCCCTTTTCATGGAAATTGTGTTGAAGGCCTAGCCTCGGGAACAGCGATGAGTAAAATCTGGCAGCAACCAGCTGAGACACTGGCAGATGATCACATAGCTTGGGATATTCAGGCTCAAGTGATCGCAAAGTTGTGCCACAACCTCTTCGTCAACTTCAGCCCCGAGCGTATTATCTTGGGCGGCGGAGTTATGAACAAGCCAAACTTATTAGAAAAAGTTAGAGACTACACAGAAGTTTCTTTGGCTGATTATCTGGCCTTGCCCGAAGGAGTTCGCCTTGAAGATCTGATGAGCATGCCAGGTTTGGGCGAAAACTCGGGGCTGTTTGGTGCGCTGGCTCTAGTGCTTCAGGAATAG
- the soxR gene encoding redox-sensitive transcriptional activator SoxR, which translates to MQSQRNAGNQRQYKAEVLRHVSVIKAAQKIGISLDAIRQAFMSLPNAKTPDKDDLAALSNAWKIGLDSKIHYLQKLRDSLTGCIGCGCLSMNKCPIYNPEDILADDAPGAVLLEQRTDSD; encoded by the coding sequence ATTCAGAGCCAACGAAACGCTGGAAACCAAAGGCAATACAAAGCTGAAGTGCTAAGACATGTGTCTGTTATAAAAGCAGCTCAAAAAATCGGTATCAGTTTAGATGCAATCAGACAGGCCTTTATGTCTCTACCTAATGCTAAAACACCTGACAAAGATGACTTGGCTGCTTTATCGAATGCATGGAAGATCGGACTTGACAGCAAAATCCATTACTTGCAAAAATTACGTGACTCACTGACAGGCTGCATAGGATGCGGCTGTTTATCAATGAATAAATGTCCAATTTATAATCCCGAAGATATCTTGGCTGACGATGCTCCTGGCGCTGTCTTATTAGAGCAAAGAACTGATAGTGATTAA
- a CDS encoding transposase — protein MPIARKRQISLADTPYYHCVSRCVRRAFLCGEDKLSGKSFDHRRQWVEDRLLLLADIFSIDVCAYAIMHNHTHVVLRVDLEKATNWTDEEVAIRWLKLHKGTLLCQRAIWETSLQLTEIEQRSLASTINIYRKRLFDISWFMKELNEPIARRANLEDECTGHFWEGRFKSQALLDERALTACMVYVDLNPIRAKIANTLETSDHTSIKQRISSLNYNEQPKSLLPFRNTSNSSQSHVPNIELLDYIELAKMTARYISQKQGDKFQVYENSILREWGVDKDAWLSLSCQFEINVYVAGGHKKALSKFKINTERQRIWQPKFNFG, from the coding sequence ATGCCCATCGCCAGAAAACGACAGATAAGCTTAGCTGACACACCCTATTACCACTGTGTATCAAGATGTGTAAGACGCGCATTTTTGTGCGGAGAAGACAAACTTAGTGGAAAATCATTTGATCATCGAAGGCAGTGGGTTGAGGATCGCCTATTGCTACTAGCTGACATTTTTTCAATTGATGTTTGTGCTTATGCCATCATGCATAACCATACTCATGTTGTGCTTAGGGTGGATCTTGAGAAAGCAACGAATTGGACAGATGAAGAGGTTGCAATACGTTGGCTTAAACTTCACAAAGGAACCTTGCTATGCCAACGGGCGATTTGGGAAACCTCTCTTCAATTGACGGAAATCGAACAACGTTCACTTGCATCTACGATAAATATCTACCGGAAACGTCTTTTTGATATAAGTTGGTTTATGAAAGAACTAAACGAACCTATTGCTAGACGAGCAAATTTAGAAGACGAGTGTACTGGCCATTTTTGGGAGGGTCGTTTTAAATCTCAAGCACTGCTAGATGAACGTGCCTTGACTGCTTGCATGGTATATGTAGACCTAAACCCGATTAGAGCAAAAATTGCCAACACCTTAGAAACATCTGATCATACTAGTATTAAACAAAGAATTAGTTCTTTGAACTATAATGAACAACCCAAATCGTTATTGCCTTTTCGTAACACATCAAATTCAAGCCAATCGCATGTACCCAATATAGAGCTTTTAGATTATATAGAGCTTGCCAAAATGACTGCGCGATATATAAGTCAGAAGCAAGGTGATAAATTTCAAGTATATGAAAATTCCATCCTTAGGGAATGGGGAGTAGATAAAGACGCATGGCTATCCCTAAGTTGCCAGTTTGAAATAAATGTATATGTAGCCGGTGGTCACAAAAAGGCACTATCAAAATTTAAAATCAACACAGAACGACAGCGAATCTGGCAACCAAAATTCAATTTTGGTTAA
- a CDS encoding FAD-binding oxidoreductase, which yields MNSLWQYFCMMVGNQPKLAQYFEPIIKVISPSYHGGLTTCRVISVTPSGNQMLTLNLKMSCRWKGFTPGQYVQVTLQKDGRYIRRPFSISSGLPLWTNKRQIQISCKINSDGQLTPHLTHLLKGDFLHVSQARGEFLSRVGDLSILLVAAGSGITPLRSYLQSRYSEEYQDSQDSFP from the coding sequence TTGAATTCATTGTGGCAATATTTTTGTATGATGGTAGGTAATCAACCTAAGTTGGCGCAATACTTCGAGCCGATCATTAAAGTGATATCACCCTCTTACCATGGGGGATTAACAACCTGCAGAGTTATTTCCGTCACACCAAGCGGTAATCAAATGCTGACTTTAAATCTGAAAATGTCCTGTCGTTGGAAAGGATTTACACCGGGGCAATATGTTCAAGTCACATTGCAAAAAGACGGGCGGTATATTCGACGACCATTTAGTATAAGTTCTGGTTTGCCGTTATGGACAAACAAGCGCCAGATTCAGATAAGTTGCAAAATTAATAGCGATGGGCAGCTCACTCCTCACTTAACCCATTTGCTCAAAGGGGACTTCTTGCATGTAAGCCAAGCGCGGGGTGAATTTTTAAGTAGAGTTGGGGATCTCTCGATTTTATTGGTGGCTGCGGGATCAGGTATTACCCCACTACGCTCTTATTTGCAAAGTAGATATTCCGAGGAATACCAAGACAGTCAGGATTCTTTTCCATAG
- a CDS encoding VOC family protein has translation MSQLKGFHHVAIICSDYLRSKTFYVDILGFSVLAEHYREERESYKLDLALSDGSQIELFSFPSPPPRPSNPEARGLRHLAFKVESVEDFCKFLEQEGVPTEKIRIDAYTGKAFNFFTDPDGLPLEVYEA, from the coding sequence ATGTCCCAACTTAAAGGTTTTCATCATGTGGCAATAATTTGTTCAGATTACCTGCGTTCAAAAACATTCTATGTTGATATTCTGGGTTTTTCAGTGCTTGCAGAACACTACCGAGAAGAGCGAGAGTCTTACAAGCTAGATTTGGCTCTTTCAGATGGTAGTCAAATTGAACTTTTTTCTTTTCCTTCGCCTCCGCCGAGACCTTCTAATCCAGAGGCTAGAGGTCTGCGTCATTTGGCGTTTAAAGTTGAGTCGGTGGAAGATTTCTGTAAGTTCCTAGAACAAGAAGGAGTGCCAACCGAAAAGATTAGGATAGATGCATATACTGGCAAGGCATTTAACTTTTTTACGGATCCTGATGGGCTCCCCTTAGAAGTGTATGAGGCGTAG